The nucleotide sequence AAATTTCATATCCATAACTGTCCCCTTCTTTTAAAATTCCAAGGACGATCGTATCTGTATGGCCTCTGATTAAATCAGATGATATTTTCGCACTCATTAGGCGTCCCTCCTACAATTACAATATACTTCATATTACTTTGTCTGTCAAAGTAATATTACAGACATTTTCTATTAAAAAAAGACAAGTTTAGCCATCTTGGCTGTTCAAGAAATAAATAGCTCTTCTTACTTTCCATACGTTATGATAGAGACACTATTTAAATCTGAGGTTTTTAAAGGAGAAAGTGATGTTGTTTGCAAAGAAGGAAAATTACAAGTGGCTTATTCTTTTCATTGCTACTCTTGCTCAAGCCTGTGCCACATTTGTCACTTACGGGATAGGTCCGCTGGCAACTTTCTATCAAAGAGAATATGAGCTTTCACAATTGGAAGTTGGCCTGTTAGTATCCGCAGTAAACGCTGGTCCGATCTTCTCTATGCTATTCTTTGGAGATTTAATGGAGAAACACGGAGAGAAGTGGGTCGTTGGTTTAGGCGCTGTGTTTCTGGGCTGCAGTATTTTAGCTGCTTCTTTAACAGATCAGTATGTTTTACTGCTTATCATTTTGGCCATTGTCGGCTTATGGTACGGCACCGCCCAGCCCGGCGGAAGCAGTGCTATTATGAAATGGTTCCCTAAGCAGCACCGCGGACTGGCGATGGGCATCAGGCAAACGGGAATCCCTATCGGCGGGGCCGTCGCTTCAATGATTCTTCCTTTCTTGTTTTATTACAATGGGGCCACCGCCGTCATAACAGCACAATCAGCCGTTGCTATAACAGGTGGTTTAGTCTTTCTTTTATTCTACAAAGATATTAAGCATGGAAAGAATGGCAGCAAAAAACACCGCTTCATGGAAAAAATCAATACAATTAAAAGTAACACTAGTCTTTATCCTGTATTTTTCATTGGCATGATTATGGTTTCTTTGCAGATTATCCTTGTTGCCCACTTAATGAGCTACTTTACGAACACTTTGCATGTGAAGCTTAGCACAGCAGGGTCTTTCTTAAGTTTTGCGTTGGCTGGCGGAATGTTTGGCCGGATTATTTTGGCCTGGATCAGCGACCATGTATTTAAAGGAAATCGAAGCAAGCCCCTGCAACTAACGATGTGGGCCTCTGCTATGGCTGTATTGGGTCTTATTCTTCTGCCATCTTATCTCCCTTTATGGGCAATTAACCTTCTATGCTTTTGGATAGGATTCTTGGGAATCGGCTGGTTCAGCCTGTTCATCGTGCTCGTCTCGGAAAAATCAACCACTGAATTCTCCACCTTAACAGTGAGTTTTGCTTTAACGTTAAATCAAGTGTTTATTGTTGTTTCTCCCTCATTATTCGGATGGCTTGTAGACTATTCTTCCGGGTATACTATTCCACTGCTTATGCTTACTTTTTTTATCATGGCAGGCGCTGTATGGCTTGGATCATCTGAGAGGCACTATAATAAAAAAGCTTAGGATGACCATGAAAAGACTGGTCATCCTAAGCTTCTTTCAAAGATTGATTATAGTTAAATTTGAGCTTTCACCACTTTACTTTTGGGCAGACGAAGTAACGTACCCCTTTTTCCCGACAGATAAGCCAGTGACAAAAATAAGCACTGAAGCCGCAATCAGCATGGTTAAAGGAATCGTCCAGCTATGGGTAAGATCATGCAATCCGCCGAACAAAACCGGTCCAACAGAAGCCAGAAGATACCCGAATGACTGCGCCATTCCCGATAACTCTGCCGCTTCCTGTGTACTTTTCGTACGCAGACTGAAAAACATCATAGCGAGGCTAAATGCAGATCCTGCTCCAATACCGGTAAAAATCACCCATAGCAGCAAAAGGGCACTATCGTCAAACAGTATGCCAATCAGTCCGGCCGTAAATAAGACGGCCGTGGCAGCTGCAATCCCACGTTGGTTTTCCTGCCGGCCTGCCAGCACCGGCACAATAAATGTAAACGGCAAAACAGAAAATTGCATCATTGACAGCATCCAGCCGGCTGATCCGGCATCCATTCCTTTTTGCTGTAAGATATCCGGCAGCCAGGTAATTACTACATAAAAGATTAACGATTGTAATCCCATAAATAAAGTAACCTGCCAGGCAAGACGAGAATGCCA is from Bacillus sp. PK3_68 and encodes:
- a CDS encoding MFS transporter; the protein is MLFAKKENYKWLILFIATLAQACATFVTYGIGPLATFYQREYELSQLEVGLLVSAVNAGPIFSMLFFGDLMEKHGEKWVVGLGAVFLGCSILAASLTDQYVLLLIILAIVGLWYGTAQPGGSSAIMKWFPKQHRGLAMGIRQTGIPIGGAVASMILPFLFYYNGATAVITAQSAVAITGGLVFLLFYKDIKHGKNGSKKHRFMEKINTIKSNTSLYPVFFIGMIMVSLQIILVAHLMSYFTNTLHVKLSTAGSFLSFALAGGMFGRIILAWISDHVFKGNRSKPLQLTMWASAMAVLGLILLPSYLPLWAINLLCFWIGFLGIGWFSLFIVLVSEKSTTEFSTLTVSFALTLNQVFIVVSPSLFGWLVDYSSGYTIPLLMLTFFIMAGAVWLGSSERHYNKKA